Sequence from the Aquimarina sp. Aq107 genome:
GTGCTTGATCACCCGGAACTCTTTAAATATTTTTCTGATAGTAATATCGTACTAAACGAAAGGGATATCATTTCAAATGGTCAGATCTATAGGCCCGATAGAGTTACAATTGACTCTAATGGGTTTGCGTCTATAATAGACTATAAAACAGGGGAATACAGCTCTTCTCATGCTAAGCAACTTGAGGAGTACAGTATGCTCCTTCAAAAATTAGGATACAAGCTGGGTGAAAAAATACTAGTATATTTTAACACCAAAATCACTTTAAAATATATATAAATAACAATTATTTTCGTAATTACTAGTAGAAATTTACTGATAAAAAATATTTTTATCTTATAATTGTACCGTAATTATAAAAATTAGAATCGTAAATTTCAGCTTAGTACGTCAATTTTTTCACATTTGTGAGGGGCTTAAAGACTTAAAATAAGGCTTCAAAAACTTCGCAAAGGTCGATATACACTGGCCTATTAAGAAAAATTTATTAGTTTTGTCTTTGACAGTAATTTTTAACATATTACATTTGCTCTAATTAACACTTAAAAATTAAATTATTGAATATGAAACATCTTAGCAGATTTTTAGTGGCTTCGTTATTAGTACTTGGGTTTAGTACTGCGAATGCACAGGATGAAAACAACCCTTGGGCAGTATCGATTGGCGTTAATGCTGTTGATATTTTTCCTACCGGAGGAGATTTACCTATACAAGGAGAAATCTTTGACGAGTTTTTTAACGCTACGGACCACTGGAACATTCTTCCATCTGTATCTAAACTATCAGTTGGTAGATATATAGGAGACGGATTTACTTTTACTGTTGCTGGTACAGTTAACAAGATTGATAAATTAGGAGAAACCGCTGATGGAACTCAAGTTAGCGCTAATGACTTATCTTATTACGCAGCAGATGCAAGAATAAGTTATAGTTTTAAAAATGTTTTAAAAACTAAATGGTTTGATCCTTACCTAGGAGTAGGTGGTGGTTACACTTGGGTTGATGAAATTGGTGCAGGAACTTTAAATGGTTCTTTAGGTGTTAATTTTTGGTTAACTGAAAACTTAGCTTTTAACTTACAGAGTACTTACAAGCATGTATTCGAAGATTACGAGGTTAGTAACTATCCTCCAACTCACTTCCAACATTCTGCTGGACTTACTTTCGCTTTCGGAGGTAAAGATACTGATGGTGATGGTGTATTTGATAAAGACGATGAGTGTATCGACGTTCCTGGTTTAGCTGAATTTAACGGATGTCCTGATACTGATGGTGATGGAATCACTGATGCTAAAGATGACTGTCCAGATGTTGCTGGTACAGCTGAATTTAACGGATGTGCTGATACTGACGGTGACGGAATTGCTGATCCTAAAGATGAGTGTCCTACAGTTGCTGGTTTAGCTAACTTAAACGGATGTCCTGATGCTGATGGCGATGGAATCACTGATGCTAAAGATGGTTGTCCTAATGAAGCTGGTCCTGCTGCTAACAACGGATGTCCTTACCAAGATAAAGACGGTGACGGAGTATTAGACAAAGACGATAACTGTCCTGATGTTGCTGGTACTGTTGCTAACAATGGTTGTCCTGAAGTAACTGAAGAAATTCAGAAAACATTAAATGAGTATGCTGCTCAAGTATTATTTGATTCAGGTAAATCAACTATCAAAGATCAGTCTACTAAAGTATTAAACGATATTATTGGTATCCTTAAGGAGTATCCTACTGCTAAATTCGTTATCGAAGGGCACACAGATAGTCAAGGTAGAGAAGCTAACAACCAGAAATTATCTGACTCTAGAGCAAACGCTGTTAAGACATTCTTAACTAGTAATGGTATCGATCAGTTCAGATTATCTGCTGTTGGTTATGGAGAATCAAGACCAGTTGCATCTAATAAAACAAGAGCTGGTAGAGCACAAAACAGACGTGTAGAGATCAACTTAGTGAAGTAATTATTTTTCACTAAAAAAATAATACATAGATAAAACGTCCCGATTATTCGGGACGTTTTTTATTTTTAATAGGTGGATAGTTTTTTAAAAGAAGTCATATCAGAGATACAATCAAAAGATCACATTGTAAGTGAACTTATTTTTGTTCTTCCTAGTAAAAGAGCAGGACTTTTTCTCAAAAGAGAATTGCTTAAACTATACAGTGATAAAACCTTTTTTGCTCCTATAATATATAGCATAGAAGAGTTTATTACAGAATTATCTGGATTACGTCAGATCGATACAATCCAAACGTTATTTGATTTTTATGAAACGTATCTAAATACACATGCGCATTTAGAAAAGGAAAGTTTAGAAGTTTTCAGTAGCTGGGCCCAGACTCTGGTACAGGATTTTAATGAAATTGATAGATATTGTATTGATAACGATAGCTTTTTTTCTTACTTAGCGGGAATTCAGGATTTGAATCATTGGTATCTTCAGAAAGAAAAGACAGAATTGATACAGAAGTACATTAGTTTTTGGAATAATCTGTCTGAATATTATAATAATTTTAAAACCAAACTACTTGATAAGAAAGTAGGATATCAAGGTTTATTATATCGTAAAGCTTCAGAAAATGTAACTGATTATATTGAGAAGAATACTAAGAAGCATATTTTAGTTGGATTTAATGCATTAAACAATGCTGAGCAAATAATTTTTCAATCATTATTAGAAGCTAAGGTTGCTGAAGTATATTGGGATGCTGATACATTCTTTTTAGAAAATAAGTATCACGAAGCTTCCTTATTTATAAGAGATTATAAAGATAATTGGGAGTATTATAAGGATAACTCGTTTAAATGGATAAAGGATAATTTTTCTTCTTCAAAGGATATTAAGCAAATAGGTGTTCCTAAAAATATTGGCCAAGCTAAATTAGCGGGACAAATACTAAAATCCATTCCATCAAAGGATTTAGAACGAACGGCATTGGTATTGGCAGATGAATCTTTGTTATTACCTGTTCTTAATTCATTGCCAGACACGATTGAGTCTTTAAATATCACCATGGGATTACCACTTAAGGAAGTGCCTGTATCTTCATTTTTTGAATTGTTGTTTTCGCTTCATAAAGCTACTCATCATAAAGGGTTATATTATAAATCTGTGGTAGAGATTTTAAATAGTCAACCAGCACAATGGTTATTAGGCTCTTCTGCTAATGAATTAATCAGCAAGATTTCAAAAGAGAACTTAGTTTATGTTACCGTAGAAAAATTGCAAAATGAAACGGATAATGAGAAGAGTGAAATACTTAAGCTTTTATTTGCTCCTTGGAAGAATGCATTAAATGCAATTGAACAATGCAGAAAAATTATTCAACTATTGAAGAATGGTTTAGATAAAGAAAAATCTCCATTAGAATTAGAGTACATATATCATTTTCATCTTGTTTTTAATAGACTGTTAGCTTTGTGTAACAGTTATCAGTATGTCACAACGATAGCTTCTTTGTACTATTTGTATAGGGATATTATTAATGCAGAAACCTTAGATTTTAGAGGAGAACCTTTTAGAGGTCTACAATTGATGGGGATGTTAGAATCACGTTGTTTGGATTTTGATACAGTTATACTAACTTCGGTTAATGAGGGTATTCTTCCTGCAGGAAAAAGTATGAACTCTTTTATACCATATGATCTTAAGAGAGCATATAGCCTTCCGACATACAAAGAAAAGGATGCAATATATACGTATCACTTTTATCGTTTAATTCAAAGAGCCAAGACAGTATACCTTATTTATAACACCGAAGATGATGGTGTTGGTGGTGGAGAAAAAAGTAGATTCTTATATCAGCTTGAAATAGATAAGGTCGATAAGCATCAATTGTCTAAATATATAGCTTCTTCAGAAATACCTAAATTAAATCACAAACCTATCGTTATTTCAAAAGAGACATCCATTATTGATAGAATTAAGGAATTAGCTTTAAACGGATTATCTCCTTCAGCATTAACAGCTTATATTAGAAACCCAATTGATTTTTATTATAAATATATATTAGGGATCAAGGAAAGCGATCAAGTAGAAGAAACTATAGCAGCTAATACGCTGGGAACAGTCATTCATAATACATTAGAAGATTTATATAAACCTCTAGAAAATAAGTATGTTTCCGTTACAGATATTCAGAAAATGATAGCCAAGATTGATGAAATAATCAAGTATCATTTTCGTAAAGAGTATTCTAAATTGGATATTACTCAAGGTAAGAACCTGCTTATTTTTGAAGTTGCCAAAAGATATATTTATAATTTTCTAAAATCCGAAGAAAAACTTTTAACATCAGGATCACAGTTAAAAATTATAGCGATAGAAAGTAATTTAAAAACTGAATTGAATATACCTGAACTTGACTTTCCAGTATTTATAAAAGGAAAAGTGGATCGCATAGACGAACTAGACGGTGAGTTAAGAATTATTGATTATAAGACTGGTAAGGTTAACAAAAGTGATGTCATTTTAATGGATTGGGAAGTGATTACTGATGATTATAAGTATAGTAAAGTAATACAAATACTGGCATATGCATATATGCAGCATAATGAACAGCCACTATCTTCATCTTTTCAAGCAGGAATTATTTCTTTCAAAAATCTTAAAGAAGGGTTTTTGAAATTTGGGACTAAGACATCAGTAAGAGGAAAAGTTGATTACGAGGTTACCTCTGATATATTTGGTGAATATTTATTACAACTTAAAAAGTTGATTGTAGAAATTTCTACCTTAGAAATTCCATTTACAGAAAAAGAAGTTTAGTTATGATTACGGCAAAAAAGAATATAATATTTAAGGGAGAGCATAATAAACCTATTTTAACGGATGTTTTTTATAACAATAAAAATGACGAACAACCTATCGTTATCTTTTGTCACGGATATAAAGGCTTTAAGGATTGGGGTCCTTGGGATTTGGTAGCCAACACTTTTGCACAAGCTGGTTTTTTCTTTATTAAGTTTAACTTTTCTCATAATGGCGGTACAATAGAACAACCAATGGATTTTCCTGATTTAGATGCTTTTGGAGCCAATAACTACTTGATAGAATTAGATGATCTAAAATGTGTTTTAGATAGGGTTGTTTCTGTAAATTTTGAATATCAACAATATGTAAATCCCAATAATATTGTTGTTATAGGTCATTCTCGTGCAGGCGGAATTACAACGATTAAAGCGTCTGAAGATTCAAGAATCTCTAAGCTTATTACCTGGGCAGGTGTGTCGGATTATGAAAGTAGATTTCCTAAAGGTGCTACATTTCAATCTTGGAAGGATGAAGGTGTGTTTTATGTAGAAAATGGAAGAACAAAACAGAAAATGCCTCATGATTTTCAATTTTATACCACTTTTGTCGAAAATAAAGAAAGACTCACTATTACTAAAGCTGCTAAGAATGTAAAAGTTCCTTATTTAATTATTCACGGTACAGAAGATCCAACGGTAAGCATGAAAGAAGCAGAAGATTTGCATAGTTGGAATCCAAATAGCGAACTGTATTTGGTTTCTGGAGCGGATCATGTTTTTGGAGCAAAACATCCTTGGGAGCAAGATAAGATGCCTGAAGATTTATCAATGATCACCAAAAAATCTATAGAATTTGGAATACTTTAACACACTTTAGTTATTGAATTTGGAAGGATTTTGATTTTTTTTTGTTTATTTGCGATTATGAAGTCTAATAACAGACATATCATTGCTACTGTTTTACTGATATTATTCAGTTTTATACAGTTATCAGATTTACACATTGTAGGTCATGATGATAATGAAGTAGATTGTGAGATGTGTCAATTAGCTCCAGAAAATCTGGATGATAATTTTATACCTATAGATGTAGTAGAAACACCGAAGGTATTTTCTATTCCGGCTGATCGTATTCAGATCAATAGTTTTGATATCTATTTTGATAGAGAAACTAATTATTCTTTTCTAAATAAAGCTCCACCTGTAGTTTAAACACTAACCAATCAGGTGTTGATACCTATTTACTATTGCCAAACTTGCAATAGAGACCCTTTTTTATTTTTAAAATGAAACGAAACATATTATGTATTGTGTTTCTTCTAGTAGTTAATCACATATTCGCTCAGGATTGTACTAAAACGCTTTCTGGTCGTGTAATTGATTTTCACGATGGAGTTTCCCTAGAAGGAGCAACAATTACTTTTAATAATACAATAATTAAAACAGATAGTAACGGGATGTATAAAATTTCAGGGCTTTGTGCCACATCTTACGCTTTTACGATATCGCATGAGGATTGTAATTCTCAGGTCGTTACTATTGATATAAACGAAATTTCGAATAAAGATTTTTATTTAGAACACCATTTAAACGAATTGTTAGAAGTAAAGGTTTCTGGTAATAATAGAACTAAAACATCCTCTTCGCAAGAAGAAACTATTAACAAAGATGTTATTGAAAGATATAGTAGTGCAGCGTTAGGAGATGCACTAAGAGAGATTACAGGTGTTTCTTCTCTTAATACTGGCTCTACAATTGTAAAACCTATTATTCAAGGTTTAAGCGGAAGTAGAGTATTAATTATGAACAACGGTGTACGTATGCAAGATATGGAGTGGGGAGATGAGCATGCGCCTAATGTAGATATAAATACCGCTGGTAGTGTAACTGTTGTTAAAGGAGCTGCAGCACTACGATATGGTGGAGATGCTATTGGAGGAGTTATTGTTATGGAACCTAATAAGGTTCCAGCAAAAGATACATTGTTTGGAAAAACTGTTGTTACAGGAGCTTCTAATGGCCGAGGAGGAACGGTTTCTTCCGAAATAATAAAAGGATATGAATCTGGTTGGTTTTGGAAAGCTCAAGGAACATTAAAAAGATTTGGTGATGTAGAAGCACCTGATTATATCCTGTCTAATACTGGTATTTTTGAAAGAGGTGGATCCTTGTCCTTTGGAAATAATAAATTTACACAAGGTTGGGACGTTTATTATTCATACTACCAAAATGAAATAGGAGTTCTAGCTGCATCCCATATTGGAAATGCAGATGACCTTATTGAATCTATTAATAGTGGAGAACCATCTGTTATAGAAAATTTCACATATACTATCGATAATCCAAAACAAGATGTTACACATCATCTAGGTAGATTACGTTACTTTAAGAGATTCGAGAAATTAGGTAAATGGACTACTCAATACGATTTCCAACATAACCAACGTTTTGAGTTTGATATTAGACAAACAGAAGAATTAAGAAAAATTCCAAGTTTAGATTTGGAACTTACAACACATACACTGACTTCGGATTTTGTTCTAGATGCTAAATTTGATTATAATTTAGATTTTGGAATAGTAATGCGCTACCAGGATAATTTTGCTGACCCTAGTACAAGAGCAAGAAGATTGATTCCAGATTACGATAAATATGATGCAGGATTATTTATTTCTGGTAAATATGATATCAATGATAATGTAACAATTGATGCAGGTGTTCGATATGATTATAACCAAATTGATGCGAAGAAGTTTTATATAAAAACTAGATGGGAAGAACGAGGGTATGATCAAGAATTTAATGATCTTATTATTGCAGACGAAGGTACGCAATGGCTTACAAATCCTAAGTTTGACTATCATAGTATTTCGGCCACTACAGGATTTAATTATGTTTTCGGAGATAGTTATGAATTAAGAGGTAATTATGCATTAGCTCAGAGAGCGCCAAACCCTTCAGAATTATTTAGTGATGGTTTACACCATTCAGCATCTAGAATCGAACTTGGAGATCTAAGGATTGATCAAGAAACATCCCATAAAATTTCATTTTCTTTTCAGAAAAATGATGATAATTTGAGTTGGGAAATAGCGCCATATGCTAACTTTATTAATGATTATATACTATTAGAGCCTACGGATGTTGAACTTTCTATAAGAGGAGCATTCCCAGTTTGGGAATATCGACAAACTAATGCGAGATTATTAGGTGTCGATGCTAAACTTACTAAGAGATGGTTTGCCAATTGGCAAACTAATCATAGATTCTCATTGGTTAAAGGAAAAGATACTGAGACTGAAATACCTCTTATCAATATTCCTGCAGCTAATTTTAGCAATAGTATTGTTTTTCAAAAAGAAGATTGGATGGGCTTAGTGATGAGTCTTGAAAGCGATTATACTTTTAGACAAAATGAATTTCCTGATAATATCATTGTTTTTTCGCCTCAAGAACAAGAAGACGTTCTTTTAGATATTAATACGCCACCTGGTGATTATCATCTTTTACATATGAATGCAGATATTTCGGTTCCTTTTTTTAAACAAAATGAGTTGAATATTGGGATGACCGTTAATAATATTGCAAATAAAAAATATAGAAATTATTTGAACCGTCAACGCTATTTTGCAGATGAAGTGGGACGAAACTTTTTATTAAGATTAACTTTTAACTATTAAATTTTAAAATGATGAACACACGTAAATTTTTATCAATGTTAGCAATTGCAAGTGTATTAATGTATTCTTGTTCTGACGATGATGATAACCCTGTAGTAGTAAATGAAGAAGAAGTTATAACTACTATGACTGTTACCCTAACTAATGGAACAGATGTAGTTACTTTAGTATCTCGTGACTTGGATGGACCTGATGGACCTAATGCGCCTGTGATTACTGTATCTGGATCGCTATCAGCGAATACAACATATGCTGGAGAGGTAGAATTACTTAATGAGAGTGAAACACCAGCAGAAAATGTAAACGAAGAAATTGAAGAAGAAGCTGATGAGCACCAATTCTTTTTTGAAGCAGCGGGTACTTTAAATGCAACAACAATGTATACGGATACAGAAGCAGATTATCCTCCTAATACTGGAACTAACCCAGTTGGGATTACTTTTGATCTAACAACAACAGATGCTAGTACAGGAAGTTTCACTGTTACTCTACGTCATGAGCC
This genomic interval carries:
- a CDS encoding OmpA family protein, with the translated sequence MKHLSRFLVASLLVLGFSTANAQDENNPWAVSIGVNAVDIFPTGGDLPIQGEIFDEFFNATDHWNILPSVSKLSVGRYIGDGFTFTVAGTVNKIDKLGETADGTQVSANDLSYYAADARISYSFKNVLKTKWFDPYLGVGGGYTWVDEIGAGTLNGSLGVNFWLTENLAFNLQSTYKHVFEDYEVSNYPPTHFQHSAGLTFAFGGKDTDGDGVFDKDDECIDVPGLAEFNGCPDTDGDGITDAKDDCPDVAGTAEFNGCADTDGDGIADPKDECPTVAGLANLNGCPDADGDGITDAKDGCPNEAGPAANNGCPYQDKDGDGVLDKDDNCPDVAGTVANNGCPEVTEEIQKTLNEYAAQVLFDSGKSTIKDQSTKVLNDIIGILKEYPTAKFVIEGHTDSQGREANNQKLSDSRANAVKTFLTSNGIDQFRLSAVGYGESRPVASNKTRAGRAQNRRVEINLVK
- a CDS encoding type 1 periplasmic binding fold superfamily protein, which codes for MNTRKFLSMLAIASVLMYSCSDDDDNPVVVNEEEVITTMTVTLTNGTDVVTLVSRDLDGPDGPNAPVITVSGSLSANTTYAGEVELLNESETPAENVNEEIEEEADEHQFFFEAAGTLNATTMYTDTEADYPPNTGTNPVGITFDLTTTDASTGSFTVTLRHEPTKPNDGTLADAGGDTDIAQSFDLTIE
- a CDS encoding TonB-dependent receptor domain-containing protein yields the protein MKRNILCIVFLLVVNHIFAQDCTKTLSGRVIDFHDGVSLEGATITFNNTIIKTDSNGMYKISGLCATSYAFTISHEDCNSQVVTIDINEISNKDFYLEHHLNELLEVKVSGNNRTKTSSSQEETINKDVIERYSSAALGDALREITGVSSLNTGSTIVKPIIQGLSGSRVLIMNNGVRMQDMEWGDEHAPNVDINTAGSVTVVKGAAALRYGGDAIGGVIVMEPNKVPAKDTLFGKTVVTGASNGRGGTVSSEIIKGYESGWFWKAQGTLKRFGDVEAPDYILSNTGIFERGGSLSFGNNKFTQGWDVYYSYYQNEIGVLAASHIGNADDLIESINSGEPSVIENFTYTIDNPKQDVTHHLGRLRYFKRFEKLGKWTTQYDFQHNQRFEFDIRQTEELRKIPSLDLELTTHTLTSDFVLDAKFDYNLDFGIVMRYQDNFADPSTRARRLIPDYDKYDAGLFISGKYDINDNVTIDAGVRYDYNQIDAKKFYIKTRWEERGYDQEFNDLIIADEGTQWLTNPKFDYHSISATTGFNYVFGDSYELRGNYALAQRAPNPSELFSDGLHHSASRIELGDLRIDQETSHKISFSFQKNDDNLSWEIAPYANFINDYILLEPTDVELSIRGAFPVWEYRQTNARLLGVDAKLTKRWFANWQTNHRFSLVKGKDTETEIPLINIPAANFSNSIVFQKEDWMGLVMSLESDYTFRQNEFPDNIIVFSPQEQEDVLLDINTPPGDYHLLHMNADISVPFFKQNELNIGMTVNNIANKKYRNYLNRQRYFADEVGRNFLLRLTFNY
- a CDS encoding alpha/beta hydrolase family protein — encoded protein: MITAKKNIIFKGEHNKPILTDVFYNNKNDEQPIVIFCHGYKGFKDWGPWDLVANTFAQAGFFFIKFNFSHNGGTIEQPMDFPDLDAFGANNYLIELDDLKCVLDRVVSVNFEYQQYVNPNNIVVIGHSRAGGITTIKASEDSRISKLITWAGVSDYESRFPKGATFQSWKDEGVFYVENGRTKQKMPHDFQFYTTFVENKERLTITKAAKNVKVPYLIIHGTEDPTVSMKEAEDLHSWNPNSELYLVSGADHVFGAKHPWEQDKMPEDLSMITKKSIEFGIL
- a CDS encoding PD-(D/E)XK nuclease family protein; this encodes MDSFLKEVISEIQSKDHIVSELIFVLPSKRAGLFLKRELLKLYSDKTFFAPIIYSIEEFITELSGLRQIDTIQTLFDFYETYLNTHAHLEKESLEVFSSWAQTLVQDFNEIDRYCIDNDSFFSYLAGIQDLNHWYLQKEKTELIQKYISFWNNLSEYYNNFKTKLLDKKVGYQGLLYRKASENVTDYIEKNTKKHILVGFNALNNAEQIIFQSLLEAKVAEVYWDADTFFLENKYHEASLFIRDYKDNWEYYKDNSFKWIKDNFSSSKDIKQIGVPKNIGQAKLAGQILKSIPSKDLERTALVLADESLLLPVLNSLPDTIESLNITMGLPLKEVPVSSFFELLFSLHKATHHKGLYYKSVVEILNSQPAQWLLGSSANELISKISKENLVYVTVEKLQNETDNEKSEILKLLFAPWKNALNAIEQCRKIIQLLKNGLDKEKSPLELEYIYHFHLVFNRLLALCNSYQYVTTIASLYYLYRDIINAETLDFRGEPFRGLQLMGMLESRCLDFDTVILTSVNEGILPAGKSMNSFIPYDLKRAYSLPTYKEKDAIYTYHFYRLIQRAKTVYLIYNTEDDGVGGGEKSRFLYQLEIDKVDKHQLSKYIASSEIPKLNHKPIVISKETSIIDRIKELALNGLSPSALTAYIRNPIDFYYKYILGIKESDQVEETIAANTLGTVIHNTLEDLYKPLENKYVSVTDIQKMIAKIDEIIKYHFRKEYSKLDITQGKNLLIFEVAKRYIYNFLKSEEKLLTSGSQLKIIAIESNLKTELNIPELDFPVFIKGKVDRIDELDGELRIIDYKTGKVNKSDVILMDWEVITDDYKYSKVIQILAYAYMQHNEQPLSSSFQAGIISFKNLKEGFLKFGTKTSVRGKVDYEVTSDIFGEYLLQLKKLIVEISTLEIPFTEKEV